Within the Dermacentor silvarum isolate Dsil-2018 chromosome 8, BIME_Dsil_1.4, whole genome shotgun sequence genome, the region TCTTTGTATTCAAATTCGCGCTCATCGAAATGAACGGATGTTCGTACACCCAATGGTAAATCGTGCAACTCCCGTTCACACAAAAGAACTCTCGCGCGCCTTCCGCTTGCCGCCGCAGACGGGGCGCATCGCCTCATGGAGCAGACCGTGCCGAGCAGCCAGAGTTCGGCCATGATCAGCGAGCTTCACCCGGGCGCCTCATATTCTCTCACCGTGACCGCCGAGAACGAAGTGGGTCAGGGTCCCCCCTCGGACCCAGTACGCTTCCTCACCGCCGAAGAAGGTGAGTCAGCAAGCAGCCCGCCTTGCATGCAATATGCATCACGTAAGCCCCCGCACAAAAGCGAATCTCATTGCGTTCAGGACGTTACACACACATACCGCATGATGGCTTACGCTTAAGGTGGTGCCGACGAGTTCGCACCTGCTTGCGAGCTGGTGCCGACCTTGCTTGTCCCTGAAGGCTACCAGTACCGCTGCCAACAGCTCTTGTAACCTCGACGATGACTTAAGCGATCGGCGTGCTGCTTTCTGCTATGAGCCGTATAAGTCCAGAGCGTCAGATGTGTTGCGAGGAAGGTCACCGTAATGAATGAAGACGCTGCCCGTAGCGTTTAAAATACTGACCAACGTTACTCCCACTCACGATTTACGGAAGGGCTTTCGCATAACTTGTAGCCGTGGCGCTTTCACGGAACGTGACGGTCAAGAGGAAGTTGGTAAAACACAAAACAAGGCGAAGAAATGCTCTAGATGGAAATGGGATGTTCGAAAATATACGCAAGCAAATATTACCACCAGTTTCCTTGTCTTTTTATCTTTGAAAGCTCAACATGACAACTCGGTAACCTGTGTCATATGTTCTTGTTTTTGCCGCATCCAGAGCCCGGCGGATCACCAACCGACGTCTGGGCAGCTGCCAAGGGACCTACTTCTATCGCCGTTTCGTGGAAGGTACTTTTTTTATGTCCAGTTCATGCCGCTGACTAGCGCACCACTTTCTCTTTGAGACCATGAACATGCGCCAACCTGTTGACCAATCTAGTTATACTGGCAACGTAAATCGCGGGAAAATAACAGAACGCTCCCTGTCGACTAAATATAAATCAATAAAACACGGACCTCAAGAACTACGCCCGTCTTGTGCATACGTGAGCAAGCCTATGTGTTGGTCTGTAAGTGCATGTGCATAAGTATGCGTGCGCGTAGGAGCGCACGCTTTCCACAGATTGCATTTCACCGCGGAAATACATGCCTGTTTTTAACGggatagcgttaagggcaccgtgtcgcagaaaatccggcgtcggtgtagGCGTGGGCGCGCCGACGTCGGAGAAAATAataccgaaccaccccgaccgcgcaggctctccgcgtggcgcaaggcgatAGTGAAGAAAATTTAAATTTTTCAaggtaaaatccgtcagaaaaatcttgaagtacgacttaaccacaacctacagatatgatagcgtcggattgtaatttgaatgtaagagaaaacataattatgttacgaggaaactcaaacacaaaccccttttccagcatttctaccataccaagcGCGGCGCgtccgggtaggttacttgcaaaacacacacacacacacacacacacacacacacacacacacacacacacacacacacacacacacacacacacacacacacacacacacacacacacacacacacacacacacacacacacacacacacacacacacacacacacacacacacacacacacacacacacacacacacacacacacacacacacacacacacacacacacacacacacacacacacacacacatccagaTGGGGATCGCCTtttcggcagcgtaaaacggcagcggcgcgcagaggcgaaggtggagaaaaaagaaagctgcagttgccgggaagtctTACacgcattcagggatctttgaatgttatcgcgttgcactcttaaatgcgaagcttaagcgtcctccaatttttctttctGGCGTCTGTTCTCGCGccgtaaaaaaaaatgtatcgtAAACCACACCAACTTACCGAGCACCAAGTCCTTTAAAACTACATAGTCACTTACGCATTGTTCCCTCGTATTGTCAACTCTGGCAAGACGCTCACACAACCATGATGCAAGTTTTCAGCGTTTTCCGCATTGCTCGACATTTGTAGCCCCCTCCTCGAGACACGTGGAACGGTGTGCTCAAGGGCTACTACGTGGGATACCGGGCGGCCGAGTCCAGCCAGCCGTACTCGTTCAAGACGGTCGAGACAGTGGTCAACGGATCCCAGGAAGTCACGCTCGTGGGTCTTTCAAAGTCCTCGCGGTACAGCGTGATCGTGAAGGCCTTCAACGCCATTGGAAGCGGACCTCCATCCGAAGCGCTGCTCGTCCGCACATTGGATGGCGGTTAGTATACAGCGCAAAACGTTTGTCGACACAAGTTCATTTTAACCGTTTGCAACgtaggaaaataaaaaaataacgctTTCACATTACAGGCAGGTctcagacagtttttttttcttttagggtCACTCCGTCGGTTGCAAACAACTCGTACCTTATTGACCAAGCTTCTTCTCAAACCTAAGTTGTGCCATGCGCACGTTAGGTCTCGTTCATAAAGTGGTTTGTATGCCATTCTATTGCTTGCATCAAGCGAGAGGATTTCCAATCGAGTTTTTATTCCAAAATGAACCGTCGGCAAATAAGGCCAGCGTTTAACTTCATTTATATCATTGACaggtgaaaaaaacaaaaaacaaaaaacacgcgTGCTTAAAATGAGCCAATTAAGCCTCGCGAGTCCCTtgagttaccgctcttgttgagtTAAATGTAGACAAAAATGCTAAGTCGAAGAAATCTAAAATTTTGTATTGGCGCATATGCAAATTAGGACTGTACCTAAGGATTAGCCAAGCAGCTCCGCGGTAATACGAGTGTCTTCGACGACTCTATCGACGTCGTGAACGCTGCCCCGCCCCGTGTCGCTTTAATTCTTTGAAGTTTCAGTGAGCTATGAGATTGGCCCTATACTGTGTGAACGAAGCATTTACTTATTCGGATAGCTTTGCCTCAAAGTTCACCGGTTAACAATAAGCGAACTCACTAAGACGAGCAAATGGTTTACATTTTTTCCTAAGTTCCTTTCACAGTACGTTTTTGCGAAACGCTGTCATGCTGCAGTACGACCATATAGAACACCTCATCGTCTCGCTCAGCATACTCCACTGAAGCATGGTTAAACACTGAAAACGGCTTCCGCAATCCTGCCGCTGGGTTCGGTTCATCTTTGGCTCGGCATGTGTATAACGAAACCATAGCGCTTTACAACTTGCAGTGAAGGGATCGTCGTTCATGAAGCTGGTATTTACGCCGCACTTATGTTTACGTGCCACCATTCATTCTTGCAGATGTGCCATTCGCCCCTGCGCTGACCCTGATCTCAAGCACCGACTCTGCCTTCAAGGTTAAGTGGACCCACTCGAAGGCCACCGCTGCTCCCGTAACAGGTACTGTCGTCGGAAACATATCTACGGGAAACATAGCACGGAAGAGTGGATCGAGTTactgatcgatcgattgattgattaattgattgagtgagtgagtgtgatcGATCAAACGTGTTTTATCGTCCTTGATTGCGAGGGACGCCGTGATGGAGAACTTGCAATCACGGCGTCCATCATTATTTTTGCTACATGGAACGTCTTAAAGTGAAATTCCAGTGCGTGAGCGTTTTCGCATTCGCGCCTAAAGGTATGCTGCAGCCAAGGCCGGGACCTCATGTTGAGCAGCAGAAGTTAACCGCTACACCGCGCGACCAGTAACACTGATCAATCACCAAATATGATGAGGGCTATTGGCACAAACTTCATAAACTATAGTAATATTGCATTTGTGGCTCATTAAATTTTAAATTGCTAATGCTACAAATAAGCACGGCATAACCTATTCAGGCAAGCCACGGCATCTACATCAAAGTTCTGCGGTGAAACATCTCAGTAAAGACGCCAACCTTCTGCCACGAGACTTTCACTGGCATTtaccgaaataaataaaaaatatgttCCGGTTTGACACAAAAACCAATATCCATCAAAACTTCTAACTGCTGCGAGAGCGGCAAACGTGGATAGACAGAATTGCTACAGACGAGCCTGCGGCACGTTACTTGACATTATTGGCCCACTATGGGCGAATAGTGGTCATAACTCAGACACGCCAGCAGTCACGAAGTCCTCAAAAAATGTATTGTTCCTGTGGATATGACATATTTAACATAATGAGTGCTGAGTAACAGTTGACGTTCTTAACAGCCGGCTTTTTGGTCGCAAGGGGATATAAGGCGGTGGTTTACCAACGCAGAAATAACTTTGAGTTTCAAAGTGCACTAGAAACGAATATAAAGTTCAGCTGTTTAAATTATGCTTCTGCAATGCAAAACTGCCACTCTTATCATGAGTGGAGGCTTGGTAAACCAGAAATAGGCACAATAACGAACAAGTGGCGaggccgccttgaagttcccgctcGTTCTCACCCAGACGTCACGGATTTTGGCAGCGTCTACTCGGGTCTACTTCATTGTTtatccgtaaaaaaaaaaaaaaaaagactgtacATCTTATCTCAGATGAAATCAAAGGCCTTGGAAGGTTCGATAACATTTTCTGAGCCAAAACACCGGAAATACGCGAAAATATCTTGAAATCCGTGACGCCATACTGACGTATCGGTGTTGAAGTTTCGGTGCAAAATTCAATAAAACTACTTTTTGTCTTCATTTTCTCCAACAGCAGTTAAACCTATTTAGTGAAATGAATGAACACACTATTTTGACAGACTACTTTACCGGTCTAAACTGATGGAGTGTGGCTCCTTATAGAGTCCCTTTCAAGTGAGCTGCAAGCGAGAACGCGGGGTGCCTGCTTAAGCaactaaaaacaaaacaaaccatAGCATAAGTACAGAGCGCTTGGCGCTAACTTTACGAGTACAATTTTAAGCAGCGAATTCTTCATCCCTCACCAGGTTACACTCTGCACTACAAGAAGAACGCTGGCCCCTGGCACCACATCCCGGTCGTGGCTTCGGACGACACGAGCTACACGCTCACAGATCTGGACGGTGGTGCGACATACAAGGTGTACCTTACCGCGTCCAACCAGTTTGGACGCGGGTCTGGTAGCGAAGCCATAATCATCAACACAACTAACGAAGGTAAGCGCTTCCCTaacataacctaacctaactgTCGCGGCGCATCATTTAACGTGGCTCTCGATCATCCATCTCCATTCGAGGAAACGGCAATGCAATTCCTAGAAACATGCGCCTTTGCTGTATTGGTCACAGAGCTAAATATACTGGCGTGATACACGCAACCGCCAGGAGCTTGCGACCAAGGAAGCTTTGCATTGCTTGCGTATATACAGTCTTGAAATGAGCATTTGCAATCACTAACGTCAAAAATATTGTGTTGTGGGGAAAAATGCGAGCGCGAACGTTACACTTATACGGATAGCTTACAAAACAGCTTACAAGAAAGGGAAAGACAAAATCTTCAGCCACATTTAAAAACGAGAATCCGACATTTGAGGCCGATTCGTCCACTCTTGATGGCCGCAGAGACGGCGTCTTGGCTAGAAATTTTGTCTCTTCCTGATTGTTTCACCGGGCCAGACAGATTTTTGTTGAAGATGTTTACTTTTAAGGTTTGCAAGACACAAAGAAACCATCAGCTACAAAACGTGTGGACctgtggttttgttttgtttatttttcaataGGTGTAGTATCGGCTACGAAAGTTTTCAGGGCACTggtttaaagtaaaaaaaaaaaaaaaagcacaagacAAACTTCATGACACATGCAGCCCGTAGACTTGCGGGATGTTTAGCCAAGTAATCGGCTACTCAACTTCCAGCGCAGATTGTAATGTTGAATCGAAGGCTGCCGTGCCCAGGCTACAGGTAAATTTTAACCCTTCTTTCTCGTCGACTTTGCGCCCCACAAAGTTTTGAAACCAATATTTTGAGCTTAAGCGGCACTCTGCGACAGTTCCTTTGCACTGAACATCGGACGACATAGGCGAGATGGCTTGCCATAACGTGTACTATTGCGACGCAGGTCATGACCGGGCTTGGGTCTTCTACAAGGATCCCTCCCTGCTGGTTCCCGCCGCGTCCTTTCTCATCGCTGTCCTTGTCGTCATCACCGTCGTCACCGTCTGCATCAAAAAGACCAAAGCGCACAAGAACTTTGAAAAATGTGAGCATTTCGTGAGCACCGCCACCATCCTCGCTAACATTGATGTGAGGTAGCATGAATAGTGGTGAGAAGAAGGCAAAACAAAGCAAACAGCGGAAGGATCCGAAGGACTGAATTGTTCGTGTTAGAAGTAAACAAATTTGGCAAGAAGTAAATAAGGCAAACCTGCAGTGTAAGCGAAGAAAAGCCAGAGCTAGCAAACTGTGCATGAGATTTTCAACTCAAAAAGGGTGCGATATGGCGTGCCGAAGTAGACGAACacacagaaaaataaaaagagtTAATCGTAGCTGATGCTAAGAAGGTGCACAAAACGAAAATTATTTTCACTACGTCACGGCCATTATAGCAGCTATAAATAAATACACAGAAGCAACGATGCTAAATTCCCAGCGTTAATGACCCGAGATTGAGAAAACAGGGACGATGTGTTTGCGCTTGTTTCTGGGCACGCCACACTAAATTAAACTATCGCTTATCAATGCTAAAAAATGACTAAACATGGCTCACAGAGGGCCAGTGATCAATGCCGGCTTATGTGGTGCGTCTTCCTGGCACGCGCCGTTTCTTTTTTCGGTCGCAACTCAGGTCCAACTAAAGACTTTAACGAAAGGAAGAATGACGTATATTCCTCAGGCTACATGTGTAATTAATGACCGCCTTTAGTCACTAGGTACTCAGTTTATTACATACATTTTGCCGTCTTCTGTTGTAACGAAGTTCCAGTAACCTTCTCCCGGTGAATAAAGTATCAAGCTGAGGACTTCTCCTAACGGGCCACTCCCGCCTTTCCTCCGCCTGTCCCCATCCCTGCTCCTCCTTTCGTGGTTCGGCCGCAGCCCTGGAAGCAGAGAAGCGCCAGAGCTACGGCGAGgtgacgcagcagcagcagcgctacATCGACGTCACAGAGAAGCGCAACCGCTCCGACTACGCCACCATCCAGAGCCGGAGGAGCCTCTCCGGGAGCTACAAGATCGAAGAACTACGCTCGGCGGCGCCTAACAGAGGATACAACACTACAGACGTGAGTTGTCTTATTCCGTTACCAGCAAGTGCGTGCCTACGACCTGCGTGAGCATACGAGCCTtcggatggggggggggggacttctgcGCTCGGGAGCACGAGACAGCCTGCTCTATTCTAGGTGCGTGATTGCACGCGTGGGAAGGAGGGTGGTGGTAGGAGTGACAGCATTGGGACACAATCAGCAAAGATGAAGTCCCGCACAAACAATGGAATAACAACCGCGATGTTAGGAACAGACGGAAGGAAGCACAGATGGAAGCCCTGGACGGCTGCATTTCAAAAATGACATATAAAGGTTATAAGCGTGTAGGAAAACATTGAAATATTACTGGTTCCGGCTGAGTGAACGACGCTGCGAAAGCGGTCGGTTTTCTGCGTCAAGAAATATGGTGCTTGGAGAAATAGGAATAATGATAACGTGAGACCGTCttacttatttttatttattcgagTAAAAACAATTGTAAACATCGTTTTGTCAAGTTGAATCAATAAAATTTATCTCAATGACAAACTCATAAAAACATAATAGGGTATTTCATACAAAAATGTGCTTGTAAAAAATTTGTAACCTCTCTCTTGCAGGCCAAGGACAGGCGGCGCTCGTCCCTTCGCAAAAGCAGCGCTTCCTCCCACGTCTACGACAGCGCGGCGTGATTCAACCAGAGACAACGCCCGAGAAACTGCTGTTGACATCTCCTAAAACTGTTGAATTTGCTCTTATCCGTTGTTCTAGTCACGCGCCAGCCGTACAAGCACGTTACGACCCCTATTCTGtacttacaattttttttctcaccacTGCCCCTCAGAATATCCCTTGAATAACTTTCTCCCCAAGACAAGCCAGGTGTGTCCCGCGTGTGTACAGAGGAAGCTTGACATCCCAGTCTCTATGAGAGATGTGGCATCTCAGCGACCTACAAGCGCATCATGCAGAAGTCGAGCTGTTGCGAGTCATATGAGCGGTACACTAGAGCAGTAAGGACAGCAGTCTTGAGGCACATGGGGATGAAATCACTGATTTCTCTCGAAAACAACTCAGTATGAGCAGAAGATTGACGCAAATGTGCTGCGTCACCAAGTCTATACTAATACTCGATGTGTGGAGGAAGCGAAACTGACGTCACAGGCCGCCAAGCAATAGAGAGCCTGCGCAAGGTGTCCCTATCGCAAGAATACTTTCAACTCTCGTTTCAGGCACCAAGAGGGTGTCCAATCGGTATTATTTACCGTTCTAGTCATATTTAGTATGATCAGTGTTACCAAATGTTTGTATAATAATGAGGCTTTACAATTCCTTACATGAGTAATATTCCCTGTTTCGTGTAGTGCATGTCCGGTTACTTACATTCATCTGCGTTCTGATGGCACGTGTGGACGACATTCGGCGCTTATTGCAAATGTTTTCTCGCGTATAAGTTACCCCTGCTGTAGCCACGAGTGGCATGTCTCAGGGCTTCAACTATGCTTATTGAGAAAGAGCTTTAGTCGAAAGAAAGAGGCTTTCCGACAGATTGCAACATTAGGTTTTGTTTGCCGAGTCGTCGCTCAAAAACGGCTAGCAAGTTTGaagccacacaaacacacagtcAGGGCCCCGAAGATAGCACGGTGCAAAGATAAAGACTACGTGAATATGTTTCCTAACAGTCAGCGTTTGTGAAATCTGATTCAAGTGATTTCTCTCGTGAGTGTGTACGCTGCGAAGCGCGTATTTGTTTGTTATTATAGTCGCAACAACTGAAGGGTCGGCGCGTAGGAATATGTAATAGTTCACACGCAATGAAAGCGTTTCAATATTCTTAAAGGACACATTTTCGCAATCCCGTTAAACCACACGTATGGCCTCTTATGTCCTCCAACTCCGCCGTGCTCTTGCCAACTCAATTCCCTCTTGCTCAACAAGCAATGTACGTGTTCCTCGATGTATATTTATTTATGCAATTCACAAAGAGTGCTAAAGGCTCTGTTGGAGCCGTTCTGGTAGTACAGGGCAGGAATGAATCAAATGCTCAACTATACAGTAACATGTGTTTTTTGATACATATGACAGGCATAACTGTTTAGTTCGAACCAACATTGCCAAATTATCTCATCTTGCAGGGTACCACAGCGTTATGAGGATGAAGATACCAGAGAAATAACGTGTGCCAATTATACCTAGCATACTATTATCAGCATAAAATGTGGCTCAAGTTAATTTGCGTCGTTACGGTTAGTTCTCTCAGCGACATATAAAAGTGGTATTCTTGAGATTCGTACCTGAAATCGAAGGATCGTTGTAATAAGAGGCAACGTCACTCATACATAAAATCTCCGAACAAACATATTTATAATttgcgttttttttgttttttttttttgtaaacaaagTGCACGACAGCCAGGTAGGGGCTGTTTGGACGATACTGATGAATCTCATTTCCACATGCAGTATGAAGCCTACTATTTTTCCCGAATTGAATGAGCATATGATGCTGAATGCTGGTTTCCAGCAAGTAACATTCTATTTTCACAGTGCAACTGTCGTCACGACAAACCACACAACGTTGCACCCTTCACTGCAATTACGAAAAAACATAGTTCGGTTGTCTATTTTCCTATTTTTCATGTCCAGAAATACGACAGGTAGGAAGTATAATTCGGTACATTGACCTTTCTTCATACTTGCAGGAAAATTAGATCCTTAAATATGCCGATGTGCACCACAGAATGGTTACAGGTAGCGCGAATTTTACACAGACACGGCAACAAACAATAACGAGCACTAGATTTTACTCCAAATAACTTTGAGGCAAGAAGCATTTCCATATAACAGGGAAAAACATGAGAAATGTTTCTTGCAACGAGTCCTGAGGATTTATAATTCCACACGTCAGCCATTCCTGTCCTGCGCACCATCCAGAAATCTCAATTACTTCTGTAAGCGAGTAAGCAATCTAGCATACGTGTTTGTTTGTTCCTGCGTCTCTGTCAACTTCGCTCTACCTGTAACCATGGAATTGCACCAAGTAGCGTGACCGCATTTTTGGTGTACTATAGTTCCGTTTTCGCGCCACGTTACTTCGCTGCTATTCGTGTGTGCAGAATGAAGCCATACAGAGCCATTCGTACAGCTTACAGCGAGAGTCACAAACGCATCACTCACACTGGTTGTTCGCAAGCGTGTACGTCGTTGTGACAACTGTTTTCAATAAGTGTGCGGTAGTTTGTCTGAGACTATGTATTAAACTACATAACACTGCTGTTTGTTTCCCACCGCCCGAGAACGCCGAAACGACATTCAAGACATGAGCAACGTATGTACAGTTGAGTGTAATAAAAACATCAAATGAACCCGGTACGTTTGCATATTTTTACTGATGTGTTGATATACCTTGAAAATACAACCGCAATACCACTAATAAAACGCCATGATATAGTTTGAATACACAACTTATGTCACGGATGCAAGTCAAGAGATTAAACAGAGTACTAGGAGGCTAAATATACAAAGGAATGCCATATTTTTAGCGTTAAATCTAGCAATGTCAACCTTTCAAACTATGCCGAACATGGTGTATTATGGGATAAAGTGCATCCTGTCAGCGTACCCTTGGAAAACGTCATTAGGGCAGCTATGACCAACAGTTAGTCTTGAACTTCTACCGCTGGATTACCCCTCACGACGCCGCATCTTATCTAAGCGGGTGGTGGTGGAATACGCGTACTTATttaaaaaagagggggggggggactgggGGGAGGGAAagtaaagaaaggaaaagaaagaaaacacgtgTAGCGAAAAAGTGGCGCAGCCAAACTGTCACCCTGTAGAGGGTGCTTCGTCGTAGAAAGAGTCCCCATGAGGTGAAGCCCAACGAGCGAAATTCGGACGTGCATCCGATACAACAACAGCAACGCGATTAAGTTAGTAAACTAAAGCAAGAATTTATTTCGAATGGTATATTAAAGCTGTTTTGCGTGTAAAAAATGCTGCTAAATATATACAAATATACAGTGCTCCACAACAGGATTAGCCGGACCCGTTTGTATCAAGAACGAAAAGCATAGGATAAAAGGCTCGTCTTGCCCACACATTATCTggtcaacaccccccccccccccccccccccccaaaacaCACTTCTATAAACTCAGAAATTCTATCAGCATGCAGtaaaagcgaacgtgcaaactggtaACTTAAGCACACCTAGCTATTATACCAGCAACCATCACAACGGCAGTCATGCTGCCGTCCAAACGAGCCTGTACTGATGCAAACAACATACCGCAAAAACCAATATTTCAGATACGCACGACGGTTGCTATTTATAAGCATAAAAGTTCTTACTTAACTATGCTCCACCAGCTGAATAAAATAACATAATTAATACAGAATACCAACAGCGAGCGATACGACCAGATGAGAACGCTTTTATCAATATGCATGCACGTGAACTTGTTACtgcttaaaaaaaagaggaagtaaTAAAAAGAacacatttattttttttaataccgGTCCGTCACGGTACAGAAGAAAATCAGGTAGTCTGGGCTACAAAAAGATCAGCCCCCAGCTATTCGCTTAAAGCTCTAATAAATTATGCGTATACTCAATATTCAATCGATAATGTCAGAAACGTAATTTGCGCATTACTACAGCGAAACAAAACCAACTGGTAAACGAAAACGTCCCACACTGTCGCAAAGGATGTCGCCGACCTCGGCGCGCTACGCGGAAGGTCATTCACGTGTTCCGACACGCTCCAAGTAAGGCCAGTGGGCCACGGCCCCATAGCGCGCCAGCGTCGATGTTTTGAAAGGACTGCAACCCCAGTTCCCTCGTTTCCCCTTCCAAACCACCCAGTCTCGCTTTATTTGTTTAATTCCCGACTCCCACCGGTGGTTGCCATGGTTACCGCCGGTGAGCCACCGGCGGTGGAGCGCCACGTCATGGTCCACGTCATATTTCGGAAGCGGAAGCTCGCGGAGCCACACCCTATTATCGATTTTTCGACCAGCTGCGATAGCAGCGTCCGTTTCAGGTTTTTCTCTCGTTTTCAATTCATAGTTGTCAATTTTGCTTTTGTACTTGTGTTTTTCTTGGTACGGCCACAAATCAAATAACTAGACAATGTTTTACTGACTTAAGCAGTTCATTCAACTAGTGAAAAAATGATCGCCTTCAAGTTATTGTTTCCTTTTCGAAACGTACGCCTAAAAGCGACACAGGAGCCACACAGCGGATATTTGTAAGCTAAGAGAATATGAATAATGTTTCGTCCATCCACTGCTGACAGCGGTATAAGCGATAAGACAACATGTTCATAAACTAAAACTCCGAAAATATGCCAGTTTGTTTAAGAACGCGAATGTAACTGGAAATGGAAGTGTAAGCTAAgtaacactttcttttttttttaatatcggaCGGAAACAGCACAGTATGGGAAATTAGTGTGACTATAAGAAGCAAATGATTTCCACAGAGATTTCTCGACTGTTATCTCCGAGATAATAATTTCTGATTTCACTGTGATTTTAGCCGAGTCGATCTCTAACGCCTGGTGGCGATATTTGGTGACGCGAAAAACCAAGCGCGCGCCATCTGTCGACTGAAAGCGAAGGTGTACAGCCGACTGGTGGCGGGTCGATCGGGGGCGCAACCGAAACCGAAACTCGGCACGCTTGCACCGTTGGTGCGGCTTTTCATCGGGGTCACATGTGTTTCCGCCAGTCAAGGAGTGTAATAAATGTTTTCAATTAGCATTGTAGTTGCTGCATACCTAGGTAAGATGTGATGTGCCTGAAATGGAAGGTGGTATAACGGTGCAAAGTGCCGACATTTCATGCTACATCCATAAATGCGCTGCACGCTGACAAAAGCTACACATTGGAGGAAAAATTCGTAACAATGGATTCCCCATCCCTCGGTTCCCAAATAACTTTTACCTTCTCTAACCCTCGTTCgcgaaaagaaaaagacgaaaaaTATGTACGTCGCTCACTTCTATTTCGGTTGTTCTAGTATCACATGCTTTTCCCGTTCCCTCACGTAAACATACTGAGCCTTACATTTCTCATTTAACCGAGAAAAGCAAGGTCGCGTTGTCCCGAAAAATCTTTCTCCCCTTGCCTTTGTAACAATGGAAATTACAACCAAGCAAATCGTTTGCGCATTATCTGTCATGCATGAACGTCGCAAGATCAAGATCGATTTACATTTACTCTAATTAAAGAAGAGCGCTTAAAAACATTTTTTAATATAGTGGCGTAACTTAAATTATTACTAGTGAGAACAAGGGA harbors:
- the LOC119460776 gene encoding uncharacterized protein LOC119460776; the encoded protein is MACHNVYYCDAGHDRAWVFYKDPSLLVPAASFLIAVLVVITVVTVCIKKTKAHKNFEKSLEAEKRQSYGEVTQQQQRYIDVTEKRNRSDYATIQSRRSLSGSYKIEELRSAAPNRGYNTTDAKDRRRSSLRKSSASSHVYDSAA